The Zingiber officinale cultivar Zhangliang chromosome 9A, Zo_v1.1, whole genome shotgun sequence genome window below encodes:
- the LOC122021525 gene encoding phenolic glucoside malonyltransferase 1-like, which translates to MSPPELRVIERCQVSPPPGAVAESTLPLTYLDLIWLKAGTVERLFFYPFAGVSTSHFVDSIVPSLKASLAVTLRSFYPLAGKISRSPTREDGFDIHYADGDSVSFTVAEHGGDFHELSGGGPRLVNMLVPLLPELPRDGGDGLRLLALQATVFPDRGLAVGVSVHHASCDGSSSMRFVAAWAAAAASAGAAQVAPPVLERSFISDPDDLYTFFYKGISTDQTIETMLHQTTSPDAVLESFTIAKKHIDKLKELATGGAAGASFHCSTVVVAYAYAWVCHVKTRRPKNDKGKHAFMGFVADCRGRLKPPVPAAYFGNCLSGCLVESEIGDLTGKDGVATAAREIGKSIEAFKEGPFKAFTEELPKRYQALVAEQPLSVAGSPKFKVYDVDFGWGRPSKVEITSIAKTSAMAVAESREEEGGVEIGLVKPQAEMEAFEKEFYGGLQLLQ; encoded by the coding sequence ATGTCACCGCCGGAGCTCCGAGTTATAGAGAGATGTCAAGTCTCTCCGCCGCCGGGAGCGGTGGCGGAGTCAACCTTGCCGCTTACCTACCTCGACTTGATTTGGCTGAAAGCCGGAACGGTCGAACGCCTCTTCTTCTACCCCTTCGCCGGCGTCTCCACCTCCCACTTCGTCGACTCCATCGTCCCCTCCCTCAAGGCTTCCCTCGCCGTCACACTACGTAGCTTCTACCCCCTCGCTGGCAAGATCAGCCGCTCCCCTACCCGTGAAGATGGCTTCGACATTCACTACGCTGATGGCGACTCTGTTTCTTTCACTGTAGCCGAGCACGGTGGCGATTTCCACGAGCTCTCCGGCGGCGGCCCCCGCCTCGTAAATATGCTGGTTCCCCTGCTCCCGGAGCTTCCCCGCGATGGCGGAGACGGGTTGCGGCTGCTGGCACTGCAGGCTACGGTCTTCCCGGACCGCGGTCTTGCCGTCGGCGTTTCTGTGCACCACGCCTCCTGCGATGGGTCGAGTTCGATGCGGTTCGTGGCGGCGTGGGCGGCGGCAGCCGCTTCCGCAGGGGCAGCACAGGTGGCTCCGCCGGTGCTGGAGAGAAGCTTCATTTCCGATCCCGACGATCTCTACACCTTCTTCTACAAGGGGATTTCGACCGATCAAACGATCGAGACCATGCTGCACCAAACCACGTCGCCTGACGCCGTCCTCGAATCCTTCACGATCGCAAAGAAACACATCGACAAATTGAAGGAGTTGGCGACGGGAGGCGCGGCCGGCGCCTCATTCCACTGCTCCACCGTGGTGGTCGCCTACGCCTACGCGTGGGTTTGCCACGTCAAAACACGGCGGCCAAAAAACGACAAGGGCAAGCATGCTTTCATGGGTTTCGTCGCCGACTGCAGGGGAAGGCTGAAACCCCCGGTCCCGGCGGCATACTTCGGCAACTGTCTCAGCGGTTGCCTCGTGGAGTCGGAGATCGGCGACCTCACAGGCAAAGACGGGGTGGCGACGGCCGCGAGAGAAATCGGAAAATCCATCGAGGCGTTCAAAGAAGGACCTTTTAAGGCATTTACAGAGGAGTTGCCGAAGAGGTACCAGGCACTGGTGGCCGAGCAACCGCTGAGCGTCGCCGGGTCGCCGAAGTTTAAGGTGTACGACGTGGATTTCGGGTGGGGGAGGCCGAGCAAGGTGGAGATAACGTCGATCGCGAAGACCAGCGCCATGGCAGTGGCGGAGAGCAGGGAAGAGGAGGGCGGCGTGGAGATCGGGTTGGTGAAGCCGCAGGCGGAAATGGAGGCGTTCGAGAAGGAGTTCTACGGCGGACTCCAACTGTTACAGTGA
- the LOC122020932 gene encoding ubiquitin-conjugating enzyme E2 4-like yields the protein MSSPSKRREMDLMKLMISDYQVEMLNDGIQEFLVDFHGPNDSLYQGGVWRVRVELPDAYPYKSPSIGFVNKIYHPNVDEMSGSVCLDVINQTWSPMFDLVNVFEVFLPQLLLYPNPSDPLNGEAAALMMQDKPAYEQKVKEYCQKYAKPEDVGNASDDKSSDEELSEDDGGCDSSDEHVVGEPDL from the exons ATGTCTTCTCCCAGCAAGCGCCGCGAGATGGATCTCATGAAACT GATGATAAGTGACTATCAGGTGGAGATGCTGAATGATGGGATACAAGAGTTCTTAGTGGACTTCCATGGCCCGAACGATA GTCTTTATCAGGGAGGAGTGTGGAGAGTTAGAGTGGAACTGCCAGATGCTTATCCTTACAAATCTCCCTCAATTGGCTTTGTTAATAAGATATATCATCCTAATGTTGACGAAAT GTCCGGTTCAGTTTGTTTGGATGTTATCAACCAAACTTGGAGTCCTATGTTTG ATCTTGTCAATGTGTTTGAAGTTTTTCTCCCACAACTTCTTCTATATCCAAACCCTTCAGATCCTTTGAATGGGGAGGCTGCAGCACTTATGATGCAGGATAAACCTGCTTATGAACAAAAAGTGAAAG AATACTGCCAGAAATATGCGAAGCCTGAAGATGTTGGAAATGCTTCAGATGACAAATCGAGCGATGAAGAACTGAGTGAAGATGATGGTGGGTGCGATTCTAGTGATGAACACGTTGTGGGAGAACCTGATCTTTAA